The following coding sequences lie in one Oscillatoria salina IIICB1 genomic window:
- a CDS encoding PAS domain S-box protein: protein MKKARLRTILIVPFVLQIVGTVGLVGFLSYKNGEEAVENLAWQLIEQANERINSRLDDYLQKPHLINQLNANSLELNQLNLQDFEQLKRHFCRQINSFPSITAISYANNQGEYIGCGLSNGTNYITVLKTSDRGVRRNYIADQEGNPLKLFNIIPNYDSRERPWYQAGKKAGKPTWGPIYSWIVYPTAGISAVAPIYTTTGEFQGVWMIDLTLEEISNFLQGLEVSPNGKIFIIEFSGDLVATSTSETPFLASSYGNNTERLSSLNSQDSLIRATTKKLINLFGESLKIKAPKQLMFSDRGKKNFVQIMPYQDDKGLNWLIVTAIPESDFLAEINKNNRQTILLCLVAAIVATGLGILTARWITKPIIELNAAAKNIAKGDFQQQLKVKHDDEIGELSQAFNQMAVQLQELFQALQESEAKFATFLNSVPVGISVFDARGKVVIVNQIGEKILGDASLISLDREDFSAAYQIYLSETEQLYPREKLPVVRALKGETVLVEDMEIRQADGKIIPLEVRTTPVFDRQGEVIYAINAFIDISDRRQAEKILAEYNHRLETEIVRQTQELRASEAKFRAIFNCSFQFMGLLQPDGIVLEVNQTALDFAGITHGDVVGKPFWETDWWTTSPATQQQLQQAIAKAAQGEFIRYEVEVQGGDRLATIDFSLRPIFNDKGQVTLLIPEGRDISDRKQAELDLLERETMLRTIGDNLEKGLIYQLVREADGSYHFSYISAGIERLLGIKPEEVIRNPQVLHNLILPEDRLLNDRLTEESLQNLSVYEMQMRKRTRNGEIQWSQLRSVPRRLGDGRVIWDGIEMDITEIKKQEAALRDSEERFRRAFEDAGIGIALVSLEGRWLKVNHRLCEIVGYTEAELLNLRFQDLTHPEDLETDLEYVRQLLAGEISTYEMKKRYFHQQGHQVWVQLNVSLLRDEQQQPRYFISQVQDISDRQLAEQELRDSETKFRELAENIREVFFIISHSGKMIYISPAYEQIWGRSRASLYENPRSWLESVHPEERPQITIALNGQINEGIEFDQTYRIIRPEGEIRWIRARSFPVQQELKTSYRFVGFAEDITERVNTAQKLQQAKEAADAANQAKSEFLANMSHEIRTPMNAVIGFTELLQGIVTEPQARTYLNNIVASGNTLLALIDDILDLSKIEAGKLELQFEPVNLRNLVREIQEIFLQKARKKNLLLQTEIDDSVPTVIIFDEVRLRQILFNVVGNALKFTEKGYVKILVTSEQLLVNSEQFPGNPQSANNCQIIISVRDTGIGISPDEQKKIFAAFQQSKGQSIRKYGGTGLGLAITKRLTQMLGGKIELESELGQGTTFRFIFPKVTFTATSQVRVKPNLQADLNSFAAATILVVDDVQSNLDLIAGYFSGSKHRLLFAHNGREAIENAIAHQPDLILLDLCLPDLKGLEVARVLQQESLTKNIPIMIVTASVSQKDETWIQQLTNGFLRKPFTRNQLFEELRKILPQDEDPSTLAKENDDVVNSDRIILPPDPETLARIPELVSKLRQEEETAWKSIVQTMKKKEIKKFSEVLHHLAREYHSQTLFDYVTKLDNQLTNFDWEHLPKTIEEYPQIWRSLEP from the coding sequence TTGAAAAAAGCTCGTTTACGGACGATCTTAATTGTCCCCTTTGTTTTGCAAATTGTCGGGACAGTAGGATTAGTGGGATTTTTATCTTATAAAAATGGAGAAGAAGCCGTAGAAAACTTGGCTTGGCAGTTAATTGAACAAGCAAATGAGCGAATTAATAGTCGCCTCGATGATTATTTGCAAAAACCTCATTTGATTAACCAACTTAATGCTAATTCTCTAGAATTAAACCAATTAAACTTGCAAGATTTTGAGCAGCTCAAGCGTCACTTCTGTCGGCAAATTAACTCTTTTCCTTCAATTACGGCAATTTCTTATGCTAACAACCAAGGTGAATATATTGGCTGTGGTTTGAGTAATGGTACAAATTATATTACTGTCCTAAAAACAAGCGATCGCGGAGTTCGCCGAAACTACATTGCTGACCAAGAAGGCAATCCGCTTAAATTATTTAATATTATACCTAACTACGACTCACGAGAGCGTCCTTGGTATCAAGCAGGAAAAAAAGCAGGAAAACCAACTTGGGGACCTATTTATTCATGGATTGTTTATCCCACAGCAGGAATTAGTGCGGTTGCGCCAATTTATACAACTACTGGCGAGTTTCAAGGAGTTTGGATGATTGATTTAACTCTAGAAGAAATTAGTAACTTTCTCCAGGGTTTAGAAGTTTCTCCAAATGGCAAAATATTTATTATCGAATTTTCAGGCGATTTAGTTGCTACTTCTACTTCAGAAACTCCTTTTCTTGCCAGCAGTTATGGGAATAATACCGAAAGATTGTCAAGTTTAAATAGCCAAGATAGCTTGATTCGCGCTACCACCAAAAAGTTAATCAATTTGTTTGGGGAAAGCTTAAAAATTAAGGCGCCAAAACAATTGATGTTTTCCGATCGAGGCAAAAAAAATTTTGTGCAAATTATGCCTTATCAAGATGATAAAGGCTTAAATTGGCTGATAGTGACAGCGATTCCTGAATCAGATTTTTTGGCAGAAATTAATAAAAATAATCGCCAAACAATTTTACTTTGTCTGGTTGCAGCGATTGTCGCCACAGGTTTGGGTATTTTAACAGCACGCTGGATAACTAAACCAATTATTGAATTAAACGCTGCGGCGAAAAATATTGCTAAGGGTGATTTTCAACAACAACTGAAAGTAAAACACGATGATGAAATAGGCGAGTTGAGCCAAGCATTTAACCAAATGGCAGTGCAATTACAAGAATTATTTCAAGCATTGCAAGAAAGCGAAGCTAAATTTGCCACATTCTTGAACAGCGTACCTGTGGGAATATCGGTTTTTGATGCTAGGGGGAAAGTAGTAATTGTCAATCAAATAGGTGAAAAAATTCTTGGTGATGCTTCTTTGATTAGCTTAGACAGAGAAGATTTCTCAGCAGCATACCAAATTTATCTTAGTGAAACCGAGCAACTTTATCCGAGGGAAAAATTACCAGTTGTCCGAGCTTTAAAGGGAGAAACTGTCTTGGTTGAAGATATGGAAATTCGTCAAGCTGATGGAAAAATCATCCCTTTAGAAGTAAGAACTACGCCTGTTTTCGATCGCCAAGGTGAGGTTATCTATGCGATTAATGCCTTTATTGATATTAGCGATCGCCGCCAAGCTGAGAAAATTCTCGCTGAATACAATCATCGTCTCGAAACAGAAATTGTCCGCCAAACTCAGGAATTACGGGCAAGTGAAGCAAAATTTCGGGCGATTTTCAATTGCTCATTTCAGTTTATGGGCTTACTACAACCTGATGGTATTGTCCTCGAAGTTAATCAAACAGCGCTCGACTTTGCTGGGATAACTCATGGAGATGTAGTCGGTAAGCCATTTTGGGAAACTGACTGGTGGACAACTTCCCCCGCAACTCAACAGCAGTTACAACAGGCGATCGCCAAAGCCGCCCAAGGCGAATTTATTCGTTATGAAGTAGAGGTACAAGGAGGCGATCGCCTTGCAACCATCGACTTTTCCCTGCGTCCAATTTTTAACGACAAAGGACAAGTGACACTTTTGATCCCCGAAGGACGAGATATTAGCGATCGCAAACAAGCAGAACTCGATCTCCTTGAAAGAGAAACTATGTTGCGGACTATCGGCGATAACCTGGAAAAAGGCTTAATTTACCAGTTGGTGCGCGAAGCAGACGGAAGCTATCATTTTTCTTACATTAGCGCTGGAATCGAACGTTTGCTCGGAATCAAACCAGAAGAAGTAATCCGCAATCCCCAAGTTTTACATAATTTGATTCTCCCAGAAGACCGCTTGCTTAACGATCGCTTAACCGAAGAGTCGCTGCAAAATCTCTCAGTTTACGAAATGCAGATGCGTAAGCGAACCCGCAATGGTGAAATACAATGGTCGCAACTACGTTCTGTTCCCCGTCGGCTTGGTGATGGACGAGTGATTTGGGACGGAATCGAAATGGACATTACCGAGATTAAAAAACAGGAAGCCGCCCTGCGCGATAGCGAAGAACGCTTTCGTCGGGCTTTTGAAGATGCAGGAATCGGTATAGCGCTAGTTTCTCTCGAAGGACGCTGGTTAAAAGTTAATCATCGCTTGTGCGAAATTGTCGGTTATACCGAAGCCGAACTGCTGAACTTAAGATTCCAAGATCTTACCCACCCCGAAGACTTAGAAACTGACTTAGAATATGTCCGCCAATTGCTAGCAGGGGAAATTTCTACATACGAGATGAAAAAGCGATACTTTCATCAACAAGGACATCAAGTTTGGGTACAGCTTAATGTTTCGCTGCTGAGAGACGAGCAACAACAACCGCGTTATTTTATCTCTCAGGTTCAAGATATCAGCGATCGCCAACTCGCAGAGCAAGAGTTACGCGACAGTGAAACCAAATTCCGTGAATTGGCAGAAAATATTCGCGAAGTTTTCTTTATTATTTCCCATAGTGGGAAAATGATTTATATTAGCCCCGCCTACGAACAAATTTGGGGACGCAGTCGCGCTAGCTTGTACGAAAATCCTCGTTCTTGGTTAGAGTCAGTACATCCAGAGGAACGACCGCAAATAACCATAGCCCTGAATGGTCAAATTAACGAAGGGATCGAATTTGACCAAACCTACCGCATTATTCGTCCAGAAGGAGAAATACGTTGGATTCGCGCTCGTTCTTTCCCGGTACAGCAGGAGTTAAAAACATCTTACCGCTTTGTCGGATTTGCAGAAGACATCACCGAGAGAGTCAATACAGCCCAAAAACTGCAACAAGCCAAAGAAGCCGCCGATGCTGCTAACCAAGCAAAATCCGAATTTTTAGCGAATATGAGTCACGAAATTCGCACCCCCATGAATGCTGTCATCGGTTTTACCGAATTGCTACAAGGAATAGTAACTGAACCCCAAGCGCGTACTTACCTCAATAATATTGTCGCTAGTGGTAATACGCTATTAGCTTTAATCGACGATATCCTCGATTTATCAAAAATCGAAGCCGGAAAACTAGAACTGCAATTTGAACCTGTCAATTTGCGAAATTTAGTTAGAGAAATTCAGGAAATTTTTCTTCAAAAAGCTAGAAAAAAGAATTTGTTATTGCAAACCGAAATCGATGATTCCGTCCCCACAGTGATTATTTTTGACGAAGTGCGTCTGCGGCAAATTCTCTTTAATGTTGTGGGTAATGCGCTTAAGTTTACCGAAAAAGGCTATGTGAAAATATTAGTAACCAGCGAACAGTTATTAGTTAATAGCGAGCAATTCCCAGGAAATCCCCAATCAGCAAACAACTGTCAAATTATTATTAGCGTTCGAGATACCGGAATTGGCATTAGTCCTGACGAACAGAAAAAGATTTTTGCCGCTTTCCAGCAAAGTAAAGGACAAAGCATCCGCAAATACGGTGGGACGGGTTTAGGATTAGCAATTACGAAGCGATTAACGCAAATGTTAGGCGGTAAAATTGAGTTAGAAAGCGAACTAGGGCAGGGAACTACTTTTAGATTTATCTTTCCCAAAGTTACTTTTACTGCTACGTCTCAGGTTAGGGTTAAACCAAACTTACAAGCAGACTTAAATTCATTTGCCGCAGCAACAATTTTAGTTGTCGATGACGTACAATCAAACCTAGATTTAATCGCTGGTTATTTTTCTGGTAGCAAACACAGGCTGCTGTTTGCGCATAACGGACGAGAAGCAATTGAAAACGCGATCGCCCACCAGCCCGATTTAATTTTACTCGACTTGTGTCTGCCTGACCTGAAGGGATTAGAGGTAGCACGAGTTTTGCAACAAGAGTCCTTAACTAAAAATATCCCGATTATGATTGTTACAGCTTCTGTTTCCCAAAAGGACGAAACTTGGATACAGCAGTTGACTAACGGTTTCTTGCGTAAACCCTTCACTCGCAACCAATTATTCGAGGAATTACGCAAAATTCTCCCTCAAGATGAAGATCCTAGCACTTTAGCAAAAGAAAACGACGATGTTGTCAATAGCGATCGGATTATCCTCCCACCCGATCCAGAAACTTTAGCCCGGATACCAGAGTTAGTCAGCAAACTACGTCAAGAGGAAGAAACCGCTTGGAAATCGATCGTGCAGACGATGAAAAAAAAAGAAATTAAAAAATTTAGCGAAGTCCTGCACCATCTAGCCAGAGAATATCACTCTCAGACACTTTTCGACTATGTTACAAAACTAGACAATCAGTTAACTAACTTTGATTGGGAACATTTACCAAAGACAATAGAAGAGTATCCGCAAATTTGGCGATCGCTTGAGCCGTAG
- a CDS encoding ATP-binding protein has product MAKIKFVTSEPIDLSNCDREPIHLPGKIQPHGVLLVLQAPKLTILQVSENVEPILGISGESLLGKKLTTLFPEPEVNFLADCIFQDKLEYLNPHQLFFQIGKKKIIFETVIHRSETVIILELEPKFNEQSTHRADFYHLVKACLKKVTKTATFAESAAMIVREIRQITGYDRVMLYRFAADRSGVVIAEDKKTELETFLGLHYPASDIPNQARKLYAQNWLRIIVDVNYQPVKIVPEYNPLTNAPLDLSNSILRSVSPIHIEYLQNMGVAASLCISLIDDDQLWGLIVCHHYQPKYVDYETRKACELLGQFMSVELFKQQQQDLLRYSEQVNIIHNQLKKGLADRSEFQQIFQQNSNLLLELVKASGVVIYLDDRLTLSGATPSEKKVEELLLWLRKNQPQEIFYTDELSRIYRPALAYKKQVSGLLAISIFGNRTCYQIVWFRPEIIQTVDWGGNPYQSITTIEESGKVRLSPRRSFELWKETVKGKSLPWNKLEIEAAIKLKNTLMLAVLEFSQAALEQVVQRAEIANRAKSEFLANMSHEIRTPMNAILGFCDLLQGMVTEPKTTAYVRSIASSGKALLALINDLLDLSKIEAGKIELHYEAIDLRLLIQEIQEVFFQKAIEQGLDLLIEIDEKFPRGICFEEVRLRQILFNVVGNALKFTEEGFVKLYLRCQTYTVAENEKVWLEIVVEDTGIGIAADQQERIFDAFVQSEGQSTRKYGGTGLGLAITRRLTNMLGGMLFLQSQLGKGSKFIFVFPEVDICSIQSKSKLLSDGDEDLHRFQPATVLVVDDVQSNRDLIESYFAGSEHQLLMAKNGSEAIELAQIYHPDIIFLDLRMPILDGRVAAHYLKQNQQTKDIPIVILTASAVSHDYQDLEDLCQGFLNKPISRSQLVKQLETILPQKENYSYHKKPNLSKEIPEEISEINTENLDELIALLRQEEETVWQELRQKMKRRDLRAFAQRLHSLAREYHSRVLLSYATTLETQLANFDWKHLPETIEEYPQIWRSLSSVTKNEK; this is encoded by the coding sequence ATGGCTAAAATTAAATTTGTCACCTCCGAACCGATCGACTTGAGTAACTGCGATCGCGAACCGATTCATCTTCCGGGGAAAATTCAACCCCACGGAGTGCTTTTAGTTTTGCAAGCACCGAAATTGACAATTTTACAAGTTAGTGAAAATGTCGAACCAATTTTAGGCATTTCCGGAGAATCTCTACTCGGGAAAAAATTAACTACTTTATTTCCCGAACCAGAAGTTAATTTTTTAGCAGATTGTATTTTCCAAGACAAACTCGAATATCTTAACCCCCATCAGCTATTTTTTCAAATTGGCAAAAAAAAGATTATTTTTGAAACTGTAATCCATCGCTCGGAAACAGTCATTATTTTAGAATTAGAGCCAAAATTTAACGAGCAATCGACTCATCGTGCGGATTTTTATCATTTAGTTAAAGCTTGCCTAAAAAAAGTTACTAAAACAGCAACTTTTGCCGAATCAGCAGCAATGATTGTTCGCGAAATTCGGCAAATCACTGGATACGATCGCGTCATGCTATATCGCTTTGCAGCCGATCGCAGTGGTGTAGTAATTGCCGAAGACAAAAAGACTGAATTAGAAACTTTTTTAGGTTTGCATTATCCAGCTTCCGATATCCCCAACCAAGCTCGCAAATTATATGCTCAAAATTGGTTGCGAATCATTGTTGATGTTAACTATCAACCTGTCAAAATTGTCCCCGAATATAATCCTCTCACCAATGCACCTTTAGATCTAAGCAACTCAATTCTGAGAAGCGTTTCTCCAATTCATATTGAATATTTACAAAACATGGGAGTTGCCGCTTCTTTGTGCATTTCCCTGATCGATGACGACCAACTATGGGGCTTAATTGTTTGCCATCATTATCAACCAAAATATGTCGATTATGAAACTCGCAAAGCTTGCGAACTTCTCGGACAATTCATGTCAGTTGAACTCTTCAAGCAGCAACAACAAGATTTATTGCGCTATTCAGAACAAGTTAATATTATTCACAATCAACTCAAAAAAGGATTAGCCGATCGAAGCGAGTTTCAACAAATTTTTCAGCAAAATAGCAATCTCTTACTGGAACTGGTTAAGGCTAGTGGAGTAGTAATATATTTAGACGATCGCTTAACCTTGAGTGGTGCTACTCCCAGTGAAAAAAAGGTAGAAGAATTATTGCTTTGGTTGCGGAAAAATCAGCCTCAAGAAATATTTTATACCGATGAATTGAGCCGAATTTATCGACCCGCTCTCGCCTACAAAAAGCAAGTTAGCGGTCTATTAGCAATTTCAATTTTCGGCAATCGCACTTGTTATCAAATTGTTTGGTTTAGACCAGAAATAATCCAAACAGTTGACTGGGGAGGAAATCCCTATCAATCGATAACAACTATCGAAGAAAGTGGCAAAGTTCGCTTATCGCCTCGTCGTTCGTTTGAGTTATGGAAAGAAACAGTTAAAGGCAAATCTTTACCTTGGAATAAGTTAGAAATAGAAGCCGCAATTAAACTAAAAAATACCTTAATGTTAGCGGTTTTAGAATTTTCTCAAGCGGCATTAGAACAAGTGGTTCAACGTGCAGAAATTGCTAATCGCGCCAAAAGCGAATTTCTCGCAAATATGAGCCACGAAATTCGCACCCCGATGAATGCTATTCTCGGCTTTTGCGATTTATTACAAGGAATGGTAACTGAACCTAAAACAACTGCTTATGTGAGATCGATTGCCTCTAGTGGCAAAGCTTTATTAGCATTAATTAATGATCTTCTCGATTTATCTAAAATCGAAGCTGGGAAAATTGAACTGCATTACGAAGCCATCGATCTACGTTTGTTAATTCAAGAAATTCAAGAAGTTTTTTTTCAAAAAGCAATCGAACAAGGGTTGGATTTGTTAATAGAAATTGATGAAAAATTTCCGAGAGGAATTTGTTTTGAAGAAGTGCGGCTGCGCCAAATTTTATTTAATGTCGTGGGTAATGCTTTAAAATTTACAGAAGAGGGTTTTGTGAAACTTTACCTACGCTGTCAAACTTATACTGTAGCAGAAAATGAAAAAGTTTGGCTAGAAATAGTGGTAGAAGATACAGGAATTGGGATTGCTGCGGATCAACAAGAGCGCATTTTTGATGCTTTTGTGCAAAGCGAAGGACAAAGTACCCGTAAATATGGGGGAACAGGTTTAGGATTAGCGATTACCCGCCGCTTAACAAATATGTTAGGGGGAATGTTATTTTTACAAAGTCAACTAGGTAAAGGAAGTAAATTTATTTTTGTTTTCCCGGAAGTCGATATTTGCAGTATCCAATCAAAAAGTAAACTCTTATCAGATGGAGATGAAGACTTACATCGATTTCAACCAGCAACAGTGTTAGTAGTAGATGATGTCCAGTCTAATCGCGATTTGATTGAAAGCTATTTTGCAGGAAGCGAACATCAATTATTAATGGCGAAAAATGGTTCCGAAGCGATCGAACTTGCCCAAATTTACCACCCAGATATTATTTTTCTCGATCTACGAATGCCGATTTTAGATGGACGAGTTGCGGCTCATTATTTAAAGCAAAATCAGCAAACGAAAGATATTCCGATCGTGATTCTTACGGCTTCTGCTGTGAGTCATGATTATCAAGATTTAGAAGATTTATGTCAAGGATTCTTGAATAAACCGATTAGCCGCTCCCAACTAGTGAAACAGTTAGAAACTATTTTGCCCCAAAAAGAAAATTATTCTTACCACAAAAAGCCAAATTTGTCAAAAGAAATTCCGGAAGAAATAAGTGAAATAAATACAGAAAACCTCGACGAACTAATTGCACTCTTGCGGCAAGAAGAAGAGACAGTTTGGCAAGAGTTGCGACAGAAAATGAAAAGACGAGACCTGCGTGCTTTTGCCCAACGTTTGCACTCACTAGCCAGAGAATACCACAGCCGAGTGTTATTAAGTTATGCTACAACCTTAGAAACTCAACTTGCTAACTTTGACTGGAAGCATCTACCAGAGACGATCGAAGAGTATCCACAAATTTGGCGATCGCTGTCTTCAGTTACAAAGAATGAAAAATAA
- a CDS encoding diguanylate cyclase, producing the protein MSTFHPEDFLVLVVDDLNQNLQVIGEILEKQGYETTFATNGEQALARIKSADPDLILLDLMMPEMNGLEVCQIIKKDLQFKELPIVFLTASDEKTNLIQAFEFGAVDYVTKPFHVPELLARVRNHLELKQTRDQLKKVLEQQKHLIAKLEKLATTDPLTGILNRRHFLNIATKELSRYHRYNCGFSLLMLDLDHFKRINDTYGHSIGDEVLKAMTEAVLKSLRKADSFGRFGGEEFAILLPETNLETAREVAERIRQTITKLTITPPNQLVQITVSIGVTTCKMKDESLEVLLQRADKALYQAKNLGRDRVVTHLETDN; encoded by the coding sequence ATGAGCACATTTCATCCCGAAGATTTTTTGGTTTTAGTTGTCGATGACCTTAATCAAAATTTACAGGTTATTGGCGAAATTTTGGAAAAACAAGGCTATGAAACCACTTTTGCTACCAACGGCGAACAAGCCCTTGCACGAATCAAAAGCGCCGATCCAGACCTAATTTTACTAGACTTAATGATGCCCGAAATGAACGGCTTAGAAGTTTGCCAAATCATCAAGAAAGACTTGCAATTTAAGGAGTTACCAATCGTTTTCTTGACGGCTAGTGACGAGAAAACAAACTTAATTCAAGCCTTTGAATTTGGCGCAGTTGATTATGTAACCAAACCTTTCCACGTACCAGAACTTTTAGCCAGAGTAAGGAATCACTTGGAACTAAAGCAAACAAGAGACCAACTCAAAAAAGTTTTGGAACAACAAAAACACCTAATCGCTAAATTAGAAAAATTAGCAACCACCGATCCCCTAACCGGAATTTTAAATCGTCGTCATTTCTTAAATATAGCAACCAAAGAACTGAGTCGTTACCATCGCTACAACTGCGGCTTTTCTTTATTAATGCTCGATCTCGACCATTTTAAACGAATTAATGATACCTACGGACATTCTATAGGTGACGAAGTTCTTAAAGCCATGACCGAAGCCGTGCTAAAATCTCTCCGAAAAGCAGATAGTTTCGGACGTTTTGGTGGAGAAGAATTTGCCATCTTACTCCCAGAAACCAACCTAGAAACTGCCAGAGAAGTTGCCGAACGCATTCGTCAAACCATCACCAAACTTACTATTACCCCACCAAACCAACTCGTGCAAATCACTGTTAGTATTGGCGTAACAACCTGTAAAATGAAAGATGAATCATTGGAAGTTTTACTACAACGTGCGGACAAAGCCCTTTACCAAGCGAAAAATTTGGGACGCGATCGCGTTGTTACTCACCTAGAAACTGACAACTAG